In the genome of Candidatus Zixiibacteriota bacterium, one region contains:
- a CDS encoding protein kinase, whose translation MSKYTSYVLFLLISIFVVILYVNNFGPLQSLQQTVTDLLVTMTTSDSERSNVVLVTIDGRAQDEFGTWPWNRDLIADLLAATATGEPKVIVADFDLSEDAFQDSAGYTGVLAGQLSWMENVVLTYDIALATYRSSKTNNPKHLFNHSLAVENPLGLMDEDASLQVRKVFLPAEKLLENDPLLGFNYIMPDDDRVLRHQPLVMNYEGYYYPSTSLLAAAAFLDVKADDVRITEGNLIEVTGHGAIPVNNSSASYIRHHQASSFKHFSASDVLGEGFDFSRIKDKVVLVTLDDPSITETFHTPKDAVTPKYHITASVIDNIISRDVLKIQHGRTGMNLIVLFLLGAVCAFVLPQVSLLHRIIILVSGLIILGNINYFMISSFNMAPTTVFIGLEILLFVFAAAILEAGFLKGTAEATPDKVAKTSKPVAAQPTPMAAVPVREITAGTNDQDNLETAVLSVDNEKAPSISDHQAIDIDTPVDETSATPAMAESVPQSQDRTIDADIPIADTAAPEPEIISPQSTAEGDTFVEAEPPSPTMDTPPSGIMATELKSLGRYQITGILGKGAMGTVYRGVDPAINRPVALKTIRLDFVSDPEEMAELKERLHREAQAAGKLSHPNIVTIYDVGSEGHLQYIAMEYLEGRTLEDMIKKKTKFNYRIIAEIIMQICSALEYAHQQGIVHRDIKPANIMITKDYRAKVMDYGIARVESSSMTKTGIAMGTPNYMSPEQLKGQASDQRADLFSLGVVMYELLLGRRPFKGENITSLIYSILHQEPQKPSNINPQVPLLFDRIVDRALKKNVDERYQKATDVMGDLKDFVAAFAGKG comes from the coding sequence ATGAGCAAGTATACATCATACGTGCTTTTTCTTCTGATCTCCATTTTCGTGGTGATCCTGTACGTTAATAACTTCGGACCCCTCCAGAGCTTGCAACAGACGGTGACCGATCTGCTGGTAACCATGACCACATCAGATAGTGAGCGCTCGAATGTCGTGCTGGTAACTATCGACGGTCGGGCCCAGGATGAATTTGGAACCTGGCCGTGGAATCGTGATCTGATCGCCGATCTACTGGCGGCAACAGCAACCGGCGAACCGAAGGTTATCGTGGCCGATTTTGACCTTAGCGAGGATGCCTTCCAGGATTCCGCCGGTTACACCGGTGTTTTGGCCGGGCAATTGTCATGGATGGAAAACGTAGTCCTGACCTACGATATCGCCCTGGCCACCTATCGCAGCAGTAAGACCAACAATCCAAAGCATCTGTTCAACCATTCACTGGCCGTTGAAAACCCGCTGGGGCTTATGGACGAAGACGCCAGCCTGCAGGTCCGGAAAGTGTTTCTGCCGGCTGAGAAACTCCTTGAGAATGACCCCTTACTCGGGTTCAACTACATCATGCCGGATGACGACCGTGTGCTCAGACATCAACCTCTGGTGATGAACTATGAAGGCTACTACTATCCGTCGACGTCGCTCCTTGCGGCCGCTGCTTTTCTGGATGTCAAGGCCGATGATGTCAGAATCACCGAAGGCAATCTGATCGAGGTCACCGGGCATGGCGCAATCCCGGTCAACAATTCCAGCGCCAGCTATATTCGACACCACCAAGCCAGCTCTTTCAAACACTTCTCAGCCTCCGATGTGCTGGGTGAGGGATTTGATTTCAGCCGGATAAAAGACAAGGTAGTACTGGTTACCCTGGATGATCCATCAATCACCGAGACGTTTCACACTCCCAAGGACGCTGTAACTCCCAAGTACCACATTACGGCCAGTGTGATCGATAACATTATTAGCCGGGACGTACTCAAAATCCAACATGGACGCACAGGCATGAACCTGATAGTTCTGTTCCTGCTTGGCGCCGTCTGTGCTTTTGTACTGCCCCAGGTATCGTTGCTCCATCGAATCATCATTTTGGTGAGTGGATTGATTATTCTGGGTAACATCAATTACTTTATGATCAGTTCGTTCAACATGGCTCCGACAACGGTTTTTATCGGCCTTGAGATATTGCTGTTCGTATTTGCCGCAGCTATCCTGGAAGCGGGATTTCTCAAGGGAACAGCCGAGGCAACACCGGACAAAGTCGCCAAAACATCCAAGCCCGTGGCGGCTCAGCCAACACCAATGGCTGCCGTTCCCGTCCGTGAGATCACCGCGGGCACCAACGATCAGGATAATCTGGAGACGGCCGTACTCAGCGTTGATAACGAGAAGGCACCCAGCATATCCGACCACCAAGCTATAGATATCGACACACCGGTCGATGAAACCAGCGCCACCCCGGCCATGGCCGAATCGGTGCCGCAATCGCAGGATCGCACCATCGATGCCGACATTCCCATAGCCGACACGGCCGCCCCCGAACCGGAGATAATCTCGCCACAGTCGACTGCTGAGGGGGATACTTTTGTGGAAGCCGAGCCACCATCTCCGACAATGGATACACCGCCATCCGGTATCATGGCGACGGAGTTGAAGAGTCTCGGACGCTATCAGATTACCGGCATTCTCGGCAAGGGCGCTATGGGCACCGTCTACCGCGGTGTCGATCCGGCCATTAACAGACCGGTCGCGCTCAAAACAATCAGACTCGATTTCGTCAGCGATCCGGAAGAAATGGCCGAACTCAAAGAACGCTTGCATCGCGAAGCCCAGGCGGCGGGGAAACTCTCGCATCCCAACATCGTGACCATCTACGACGTCGGCAGCGAGGGACACCTGCAATACATCGCCATGGAATACCTGGAAGGTCGTACCCTCGAAGACATGATCAAGAAAAAGACCAAGTTCAATTATCGGATCATTGCCGAGATTATCATGCAGATTTGTTCGGCCCTTGAGTACGCGCACCAACAGGGCATCGTCCATCGCGATATCAAACCGGCCAATATCATGATAACAAAAGACTACCGGGCCAAAGTCATGGATTACGGTATCGCCCGCGTTGAATCCAGTTCTATGACCAAAACCGGTATCGCCATGGGCACGCCCAACTACATGTCGCCCGAACAACTCAAAGGCCAGGCTTCGGATCAGCGAGCCGACTTGTTCAGCCTCGGTGTGGTTATGTATGAACTACTGCTGGGACGACGACCGTTCAAAGGCGAGAACATCACTTCGTTGATTTATTCGATTCTGCATCAGGAACCGCAGAAGCCGTCGAACATCAACCCGCAGGTGCCGTTGTTGTTCGATCGTATTGTCGACCGCGCGCTCAAAAAGAATGTGGATGAACGATACCAGAAGGCCACCGATGTCATGGGCGACCTGAAGGATTTCGTAGCAGCCTTCGCCGGTAAGGGTTGA
- a CDS encoding ABC transporter ATP-binding protein, giving the protein MISLKNISKVYRAKPFDTWVLRGIDLEIEAGEFVTIMGPSGAGKSTLLHIIGMLDAASEGEYTFMGESVMTLKEKERTHLFQQHIGFVFQSYHLIDELNVYENLDTPLLYRKVKGAERKSLVCDTLDKFQIVGKKDLFPSQLSGGQQQLVGVARALIGSPRLLLADEPTGNLHSSQGEEIMELFKKLNEEGTTIIQVTHSEKNAAYGNRIIQLHDGLVSKG; this is encoded by the coding sequence ATGATTTCACTGAAGAACATTTCCAAAGTTTATCGCGCCAAACCGTTCGACACCTGGGTCCTGCGTGGGATCGACCTTGAGATTGAAGCCGGTGAGTTCGTTACTATCATGGGACCCTCGGGCGCCGGTAAGTCGACGCTGTTGCACATCATTGGTATGCTCGACGCCGCTTCAGAAGGTGAGTACACTTTCATGGGCGAATCAGTGATGACCCTGAAGGAAAAAGAGCGGACCCATTTGTTTCAACAACACATTGGCTTCGTGTTTCAGAGTTATCATTTGATCGACGAGTTGAACGTTTACGAGAATCTCGACACGCCGCTCTTGTATCGCAAAGTCAAGGGAGCCGAGCGAAAGAGCCTGGTCTGCGACACTCTGGATAAGTTTCAGATAGTCGGCAAGAAGGATTTGTTCCCGAGCCAGTTGTCGGGCGGACAACAGCAACTGGTCGGGGTGGCCCGAGCGTTGATAGGTTCGCCCAGGTTGCTGCTGGCCGACGAACCGACCGGAAACCTGCATTCCTCGCAGGGCGAAGAGATCATGGAACTGTTCAAGAAGCTCAACGAGGAAGGTACGACGATCATTCAGGTGACGCACTCGGAGAAAAACGCCGCCTACGGCAATCGCATCATTCAATTGCACGACGGCTTGGTCAGCAAAGGATAG
- a CDS encoding FHA domain-containing protein → MPEITVKYEDKVIERIVTEKKRISIGRGNDNDIVLENRGVSRRHAMIEFNDNAAVLIDNESLNGTFVNSRKVSEEVLRDQDVITIGKYALVYNTETTHEGADGANFDGTMVLNTKQQKKMLENDKIERQIVEKYGGSVLLGMENADFAEHRLDRDVSTIGKAKFVHVRAKGFWLSGIQAKIVIEGQVFSIYNLGKQGKLKVNGEPTTQCVLKNGDLISVGKSTFKFVESKS, encoded by the coding sequence ATGCCGGAGATTACTGTAAAATATGAAGACAAGGTCATTGAGCGAATCGTCACGGAGAAGAAGCGCATCTCAATCGGCCGTGGGAACGACAACGATATCGTCCTGGAGAATCGCGGCGTCTCGCGCCGACATGCCATGATCGAATTCAATGATAATGCCGCCGTTCTTATAGACAACGAGTCGCTCAACGGCACCTTTGTCAACAGCCGTAAAGTATCCGAAGAAGTGCTCCGCGATCAGGACGTCATCACCATCGGCAAGTACGCGCTGGTCTACAATACCGAGACCACCCATGAAGGCGCCGATGGAGCCAATTTCGACGGCACCATGGTCCTGAACACCAAGCAGCAGAAGAAAATGCTGGAGAATGATAAAATCGAGCGACAGATTGTCGAAAAGTATGGCGGTTCGGTCCTCCTGGGAATGGAGAATGCCGACTTTGCAGAGCATCGGCTCGATCGCGATGTGTCCACGATTGGGAAAGCCAAATTTGTTCATGTACGCGCCAAAGGTTTCTGGCTTTCCGGTATTCAGGCCAAAATCGTCATAGAAGGTCAGGTCTTCTCCATCTACAATCTCGGCAAACAGGGAAAACTTAAAGTCAACGGCGAACCAACCACTCAGTGTGTGCTGAAAAACGGCGATTTGATCTCGGTGGGCAAATCCACATTCAAATTCGTAGAAAGCAAAAGTTGA
- a CDS encoding metallophosphatase family protein, with product MKYGLISDIHGNVEALRAVLSDIKRHRVDSIHCLGDVVGYGADPTACLKLVLENCDTKLLGNHEYAALGLQSCDNFNDAAKTSTEWTQQTLDDDWIAVMSDFAVDRPMDDMYLVHASPFEPSEWHYILSATDAINAFEHLKQRIGFFGHSHIPTILREKPEGLPSIQTGHDFTADPEGRYLVNVGSVGQPRDNDPRASYVVFDSEELDIEFHRVEYDIEAAQHKMSEANLPSTLISRLSAGI from the coding sequence ATGAAGTACGGACTCATTTCCGACATACACGGTAACGTCGAAGCGCTACGGGCAGTGCTCTCGGATATCAAGAGACACCGGGTGGATAGTATCCACTGCCTGGGTGACGTTGTCGGCTACGGTGCCGATCCGACCGCCTGCTTGAAACTGGTCCTCGAAAACTGTGACACCAAACTCCTGGGCAATCATGAATATGCCGCCCTTGGTTTGCAGTCGTGTGACAACTTCAACGATGCGGCCAAAACCTCCACCGAATGGACCCAGCAAACGCTCGACGATGATTGGATTGCAGTCATGTCGGACTTCGCCGTTGATCGACCCATGGACGATATGTACCTGGTGCATGCATCACCGTTTGAACCTTCCGAGTGGCATTACATTCTCTCTGCGACGGATGCTATCAATGCTTTCGAGCATCTCAAACAGAGAATCGGTTTTTTCGGACATTCGCACATCCCGACCATACTCAGAGAAAAACCGGAAGGCCTGCCGAGCATTCAAACCGGCCACGACTTCACCGCCGACCCCGAAGGCAGATACCTTGTCAATGTAGGATCGGTAGGACAGCCGCGCGACAACGATCCCCGCGCCAGTTACGTTGTTTTTGATTCTGAAGAATTGGACATAGAATTCCATCGTGTCGAGTACGACATCGAGGCCGCCCAACACAAGATGAGCGAGGCGAATCTGCCGTCAACTTTGATCAGCCGCCTATCGGCAGGAATCTGA
- a CDS encoding YbjQ family protein: protein MTTTTFELEGYRVTKSLGVVRGITVRSRSIFGRLGASLQTIVGGNITLFTELCEKTRGEAFEMMMAHAEESGGNAVVAVRYDATEVADGVTEVLCYGTAVLVERVSA, encoded by the coding sequence ATGACAACCACCACTTTCGAGCTTGAAGGCTATCGAGTAACCAAATCTCTCGGCGTGGTTCGGGGCATCACTGTTCGGTCGCGATCCATCTTTGGCCGATTGGGTGCGTCACTGCAAACGATTGTTGGTGGCAATATTACCCTGTTCACCGAGCTTTGCGAAAAGACACGCGGCGAGGCTTTTGAGATGATGATGGCCCATGCCGAAGAGTCGGGTGGCAATGCCGTGGTGGCTGTTCGCTACGATGCCACCGAAGTTGCCGATGGTGTAACCGAGGTGTTGTGTTATGGAACGGCCGTGCTTGTGGAGCGTGTTTCCGCCTGA
- the dusB gene encoding tRNA dihydrouridine synthase DusB has protein sequence MRIGKLNLNGRVLCAPLAGVSNRPFRVMALQAGAAMSFTEMISSEGLIRSQGKTRSMMAFGNDEQPLGIQLFGANPETMRMAAEITVGDFDPDMVDINFGCPVKKVVNKNGGAAVLKDLKLTEEIVAATVEGAGDTPVSIKIRTGWGDDSPVYREVGQIAQKCGAAAITLHARSRSKGFSGKADWAAIKKLKEAVDIAVIGNGDVSTPEDARRMLDETGCDGVMIGRAALGNPDIIRQMHHFVETGELPVEPTIAEHIETAKRHALLMVEEYGETRGVIKMRRYLGWYTKGFPGATTLRPKLFQITTLVDIDRVFKEYLDLRAIR, from the coding sequence ATGAGAATAGGAAAACTGAACCTGAATGGTCGGGTGCTTTGTGCGCCACTGGCCGGTGTATCCAACCGACCGTTCAGAGTTATGGCCCTTCAGGCCGGAGCGGCGATGTCCTTCACCGAGATGATCTCCTCGGAAGGATTGATCCGCAGCCAGGGAAAAACCCGGTCGATGATGGCCTTTGGCAATGATGAGCAGCCGCTGGGTATCCAGTTGTTTGGGGCCAATCCGGAGACTATGAGAATGGCGGCGGAAATCACTGTTGGCGATTTCGATCCGGACATGGTCGACATAAATTTCGGCTGCCCGGTCAAAAAAGTCGTCAACAAGAACGGGGGGGCGGCGGTCCTGAAAGACCTCAAGCTCACTGAAGAGATTGTCGCCGCCACAGTCGAAGGAGCCGGCGACACCCCGGTGAGTATCAAGATTCGCACCGGATGGGGGGATGACAGTCCCGTGTATCGGGAGGTTGGGCAAATCGCGCAGAAATGCGGCGCTGCTGCCATTACCCTGCATGCAAGAAGCAGGTCCAAAGGATTCAGCGGTAAGGCCGACTGGGCGGCTATTAAGAAGCTGAAAGAGGCGGTTGATATAGCGGTAATCGGCAACGGCGACGTGAGCACGCCGGAGGATGCACGGAGAATGCTCGATGAGACCGGCTGCGACGGCGTTATGATCGGCCGCGCCGCCCTGGGTAACCCGGATATCATCAGACAGATGCATCATTTTGTCGAAACCGGTGAACTGCCGGTCGAACCGACTATTGCCGAGCATATAGAAACGGCAAAAAGGCACGCACTCCTGATGGTAGAGGAATATGGCGAAACGCGGGGCGTGATAAAGATGCGTCGTTACCTGGGTTGGTACACCAAGGGATTCCCCGGCGCCACCACGCTGCGTCCGAAACTGTTTCAGATAACCACTCTGGTGGACATTGACAGGGTCTTCAAGGAGTACTTAGACCTTCGCGCCATCCGTTAG